Proteins from one Streptococcus mitis B6 genomic window:
- the rpsT gene encoding 30S ribosomal protein S20: protein MANIKSAIKRAELNVKQNEKNSAQKSAMRTAIKAFEANPSEELFRAASSAIDKAETKGLIHKNKASRDKARLSAKLAK, encoded by the coding sequence TTGGCAAACATTAAATCAGCTATCAAACGCGCTGAATTGAACGTTAAACAAAACGAAAAGAACTCAGCTCAAAAATCAGCTATGCGTACTGCTATCAAAGCTTTCGAAGCAAACCCATCTGAAGAACTTTTCCGTGCTGCTAGCTCAGCTATCGATAAAGCAGAAACTAAAGGTTTGATTCACAAAAACAAAGCAAGTCGCGACAAAGCTCGTCTTTCAGCTAAACTTGCTAAATAA
- the coaA gene encoding type I pantothenate kinase translates to MTNEFLHFEKISRQTWQSLHRKTTPPLTEEELESIKSFNDQISLQDVTDVYLPLAHLIQIYKRTKDDLAFSKGIFLQRESKSQPFIIGVSGSVAVGKSTTSRLLQILLSRTLTDATVELVTTDGFLYPNQTLIEQGILNRKGFPESYDMEALLNFLDHIKNGQDVDIPVYSHEVYDIVPEEKQSVKAADFVIVEGINVFQNPQNERLYITDFFDFSIYVDAAVDDIESWYLDRFLKMLSLAQNDPDSYYYHFTQMPIGEVESFAHQVWTSINLTNLQNYIEPTRNRAEVILHKTKNHEIDEIYLKK, encoded by the coding sequence ATGACCAACGAATTTTTACATTTTGAAAAAATCAGTCGCCAGACTTGGCAATCTTTACATCGAAAGACAACACCTCCGTTGACAGAAGAGGAATTAGAATCCATCAAGAGTTTTAATGACCAGATTAGCTTGCAGGATGTTACCGATGTCTATCTCCCCCTAGCTCATCTCATCCAGATTTACAAGCGTACCAAGGATGATTTGGCCTTTTCAAAAGGGATTTTCCTTCAACGTGAAAGCAAATCCCAGCCTTTCATCATTGGTGTTTCCGGGAGTGTTGCCGTTGGAAAATCCACAACCAGTCGCCTACTTCAAATCCTACTGTCCCGTACACTTACAGATGCTACGGTTGAGTTGGTAACAACTGACGGCTTTCTCTATCCCAACCAGACCTTGATTGAGCAAGGGATTCTAAATCGTAAGGGATTTCCTGAAAGCTATGATATGGAAGCTCTTCTCAACTTCTTGGACCACATCAAAAATGGACAAGATGTAGATATTCCTGTCTATTCTCATGAAGTCTACGATATTGTTCCTGAGGAAAAGCAAAGCGTTAAAGCTGCTGATTTTGTCATTGTTGAGGGAATAAATGTCTTTCAAAATCCACAAAACGAGCGTCTCTACATTACTGACTTCTTTGACTTTTCCATCTATGTTGATGCTGCAGTCGATGACATCGAGAGTTGGTATCTGGACCGTTTCTTGAAGATGCTGAGTCTAGCCCAAAATGACCCTGATAGCTATTACTATCACTTTACTCAAATGCCGATTGGGGAAGTGGAATCCTTTGCCCATCAGGTCTGGACCAGTATCAATCTCACAAATCTACAAAATTATATTGAACCAACCAGAAATCGTGCAGAAGTGATTCTTCATAAAACAAAGAACCATGAAATCGATGAAATTTACTTAAAAAAATAA